In the genome of Paenibacillus pabuli, one region contains:
- the bglX gene encoding beta-glucosidase BglX, whose amino-acid sequence MNNEQLLDLVNQMTLEEKTAQLLQLTANFYEGTNVEGQITGPMEEMGITEQSVDASGSILGLSGAQAIIDVQQAYLKKSRLGIPLLFMADVVHGFKTIFPIPLAIGCSWDTELAEKSAEIAARESAVSGLHVTFAPMVDLVRDPRWGRVMETTGEDPYLNSLFSAAFVRGYQGDSLKDEPDRLAACVKHFAAYGAAEGGRDYNTVDMSERNLREYYLPAYKAALDAGVEMVMASFNTVEGIPASGNEKLMRDILRDEWGFDGVLISDWASIREMIAHGAAEDDREAAYRAIRAGVDIEMMTPCYVHHLPELIQNGEVDEKLIDEAVLRILQLKEKLGLFDNPLRAADPEREREIVFSKEHRQVSYELATKSAVLLKNDNHVLPLNPEANVALIGPFAQSEDILGWWSCEGVKEDAVKLGTALQERLNAGKVHMAQGSNVHTITAEQIADALETASKADLIVLALGEDSEMSGEGGSRTDIRLPAAQLELVKQLKSAGKPIASVIFNGRPLDLHGVFEESDAVLEAWFPGSEGGAAIADVLTGAVNPSARLTMSFPQSVGQIPVYYNHFNTGRPLNPQKTEERYVSKYIDSPNDPLLPFGYGLSYTSFEYGDLEVSSNEMTADQPLTIQVRVTNAGERAGVETVQLYVRDVTGEVVRPMRELKGYVKLSLAPGESGTATFTLNEEQLRYHHSDLSHRSDKGTFHIFVGPNSRDTLESTFKLV is encoded by the coding sequence ATGAATAACGAGCAGTTGCTAGACCTTGTAAACCAGATGACCTTGGAAGAAAAAACGGCCCAGCTGCTTCAGCTGACCGCTAACTTTTATGAAGGAACCAATGTCGAAGGTCAGATCACAGGCCCAATGGAAGAGATGGGTATCACGGAGCAGTCCGTGGATGCCAGTGGCTCCATTCTGGGATTGTCCGGTGCACAGGCCATTATTGATGTACAGCAAGCTTACCTGAAAAAAAGCCGCCTCGGCATTCCGCTCTTGTTCATGGCGGACGTGGTTCATGGTTTCAAAACCATTTTCCCCATCCCGCTTGCCATTGGCTGTTCATGGGACACCGAACTGGCTGAGAAAAGTGCTGAGATTGCAGCACGTGAATCCGCCGTATCAGGCCTCCATGTGACTTTTGCACCGATGGTCGATCTCGTTCGTGATCCGCGTTGGGGTCGTGTAATGGAGACGACAGGCGAAGATCCTTATTTGAACAGTCTCTTCTCAGCGGCATTTGTACGTGGTTATCAGGGCGATAGTTTGAAGGATGAGCCGGATCGTCTAGCCGCTTGTGTAAAACACTTTGCAGCATATGGGGCAGCAGAAGGTGGTCGTGACTACAACACGGTCGACATGTCTGAACGCAATCTGCGCGAGTACTATTTACCGGCTTACAAGGCAGCACTGGATGCAGGCGTCGAAATGGTCATGGCTTCGTTCAATACCGTAGAGGGAATTCCAGCGAGTGGAAACGAGAAGCTGATGCGCGACATTTTGCGTGATGAGTGGGGCTTTGATGGTGTATTAATCTCGGACTGGGCTTCCATTCGTGAGATGATTGCTCACGGCGCAGCTGAGGATGACCGTGAAGCCGCTTATCGTGCTATCCGTGCAGGCGTGGATATTGAGATGATGACACCTTGTTATGTTCATCATCTGCCTGAACTGATCCAGAACGGAGAAGTCGACGAAAAGCTCATTGATGAAGCGGTACTGCGTATTTTGCAGCTGAAAGAAAAGCTCGGATTGTTCGACAATCCACTGCGTGCAGCTGATCCGGAACGTGAGCGCGAGATTGTCTTCTCAAAAGAACATCGTCAGGTATCGTATGAACTTGCAACCAAATCAGCAGTATTGTTGAAAAACGATAACCACGTTCTTCCGCTGAATCCGGAAGCGAATGTAGCGTTGATTGGACCTTTTGCCCAAAGCGAAGACATTCTCGGATGGTGGTCCTGTGAAGGTGTCAAAGAAGATGCGGTTAAGCTCGGAACTGCGTTGCAGGAACGTTTGAATGCCGGGAAAGTTCATATGGCTCAAGGCAGCAACGTTCATACCATTACGGCTGAACAGATCGCTGATGCACTTGAAACAGCAAGCAAAGCCGATCTGATCGTGCTTGCACTTGGTGAAGATTCCGAAATGAGTGGTGAGGGTGGCTCACGTACGGATATTCGTTTGCCAGCTGCTCAACTGGAATTGGTTAAACAGCTTAAATCAGCGGGTAAACCAATCGCCAGCGTTATTTTCAACGGTCGCCCTCTGGACTTGCATGGTGTATTTGAAGAATCTGATGCTGTGCTTGAAGCGTGGTTCCCGGGCAGTGAAGGTGGAGCAGCCATCGCCGATGTATTGACAGGTGCAGTGAATCCATCAGCGCGTTTGACGATGTCCTTCCCGCAATCTGTAGGTCAAATACCGGTATATTACAATCATTTTAATACAGGACGTCCACTCAATCCGCAAAAGACGGAAGAGCGTTATGTTTCCAAATATATTGATAGTCCGAATGATCCGCTGCTTCCGTTTGGCTACGGCTTGTCATACACTTCGTTTGAGTATGGTGACCTGGAAGTATCAAGCAATGAGATGACTGCTGATCAACCTCTGACGATCCAAGTGCGTGTAACCAATGCTGGCGAGCGTGCTGGCGTGGAGACAGTTCAGTTGTACGTACGTGATGTCACAGGTGAAGTAGTTCGTCCGATGCGTGAGCTGAAGGGGTATGTGAAGCTGTCACTCGCACCGGGTGAAAGTGGTACGGCTACATTTACATTAAACGAAGAACAGCTTCGTTATCATCATTCCGATTTGAGCCATCGCAGTGATAAAGGAACATTCCACATTTTCGTAGGGCCGAATAGCCGCGATACACTGGAAAGTACATTCAAACTGGTGTAA
- a CDS encoding LacI family DNA-binding transcriptional regulator, whose protein sequence is MVSIKDIAKQAGVSISTVSYALNGSNKVTDETRSKILAIAKELNYVPNAAARTLKKRESKILGVFLTDFSGDVYGDLLSGMKSVCNAQGYDLIVCSGKQSHRMLPERMIDGAVILDHTFASKELLQYADRGHKIVVLDRELEHPNINQVLLDNKAGATLAMEHLIEQGHTKIYVVTGPEGSFDSAQRLKAVRQVSEREANVEWIEIKGDFEKSGGERAAERIIQEYTQPVGVFCLNDEMAIGMCDRLADSELNIGQEIDIIGFDNIELSKYVQPRLVTIDYSKRKWGALAAEQLIKIIAGEPVDHERIYVTLVEGGSVNSQVQSECLLQAQGEEAVSY, encoded by the coding sequence GTGGTCAGTATCAAGGATATCGCCAAACAGGCGGGAGTGTCGATCTCTACCGTGTCATATGCTCTGAATGGCAGCAACAAAGTGACAGATGAGACCCGTTCCAAAATTTTGGCTATCGCCAAAGAGCTGAACTATGTTCCCAATGCTGCTGCCAGAACATTGAAGAAGAGAGAGTCCAAAATTCTGGGTGTTTTTCTGACGGATTTTAGCGGAGATGTGTATGGGGATTTGCTTAGTGGCATGAAGTCTGTATGCAACGCGCAAGGATACGACCTGATTGTGTGCAGCGGGAAACAATCTCATCGAATGCTTCCGGAACGAATGATTGATGGTGCTGTCATTCTGGATCATACATTTGCGAGCAAGGAACTACTGCAATATGCAGACAGAGGACACAAGATTGTTGTACTTGACCGGGAACTGGAACACCCGAATATTAATCAGGTTCTGCTGGATAATAAGGCAGGAGCGACACTCGCAATGGAGCATTTGATTGAACAGGGACACACAAAGATCTATGTCGTGACAGGTCCTGAAGGTTCATTTGACTCAGCTCAACGGTTGAAGGCTGTGAGGCAGGTATCGGAGCGGGAAGCGAATGTGGAATGGATCGAAATTAAAGGAGATTTCGAAAAGAGTGGCGGAGAACGGGCAGCTGAACGTATTATTCAGGAGTATACTCAACCAGTTGGGGTGTTTTGTCTCAATGACGAGATGGCGATTGGGATGTGTGACCGGCTCGCTGATAGTGAGTTAAATATTGGTCAGGAGATTGATATTATCGGATTTGATAATATTGAGCTTAGCAAATATGTGCAGCCAAGATTGGTCACGATCGATTATTCCAAACGAAAATGGGGCGCACTCGCAGCCGAACAATTAATTAAGATTATTGCTGGAGAGCCTGTCGATCATGAACGAATCTACGTGACACTGGTGGAGGGCGGCTCGGTAAACAGCCAGGTTCAGTCTGAATGTCTCTTGCAAGCCCAGGGTGAAGAGGCGGTTAGCTATTGA
- a CDS encoding GH36-type glycosyl hydrolase domain-containing protein yields MKTMNQSQINVQSGELCFTFWESGDLFKAVSGTTMINQWMASPVDGSMNNLYLRFHSESGIRFVPMLGLHSDSQMSTDGSRMVWTGTAEGVGYQVVFAPTAQGVWLWDVTVNGNGEEVDVIYGQDVGNADPGAVRSNEAYLSQYIDHAVFEDERLGYIVASRQNQPQGGVFPYLQQGSLTRAAGYSTDGFQFFGLSYKETNVPESLGKPTLANEVYQYEFAYTALQSEKVVLSGEARFVFYGLFQANHAEAVKELEYQDVVQQAWDEYEAKRQENTSTVHAVTNVFPKVSLHPVMGEPLPTLSMTEEEVNSLFPASKRHQEERADGELLAFFTDTYEHIVLKEKEMRVERPHGHILMSGNNVKLGQNVITTSSYMYGIFNSHVVVGNTNFNKMMSNARSALNIPKSSGQRIYVEMEGIFHLLTMPSLFEMGFNYVRWYYKTAEDTLIITNYTTLDTPEVHLHVKSEKGRAYRYLITNQITMNVNEYELPVHVTQQNGELSFKADHSSLSANVYKNLEYRMRVLGAGVKVGDETELASGVNAGDASLTTLRLDSSAEWTLTIQGLLEGGQTASSTRSFEGEVAAYRTFYADVMNGFHLSQPQKQGVDELFKVNALAWWYTHNMLVHYSVPHGLEQYGGAAWGTRDVCQGPVEYFMATQKYEQVRDILKTVYSHQYEDDGNWPQWFMFDRYFKVQQEESHGDIIVWPLKVLSDYLIATKDYSILNEEVPYTVKHGFDFTDQTASLLEHAQKELEYIRSHFLHDTFLSSYGDGDWDDTLQPANAQLKQYMVSSWTVALTYQTLKQLSRALAPVKPELSSELSDMAAGVKRDFSKYMLDTDVIPGFVYMEDPANAKRMLHPDDSETGIQYRLLPMTRSMIAELLEPEQAQSHYELIKDKLYCPDGVRLMNRPAQYDGGVSTHFKRAEQASNFGREVGLQYVHAHIRYIEAMAKLGNPDEVWNGLGIINPVGIQEAVPNADLRQSNAYFSSSDGKFNNRYAAQEQFDKLRTGEVQVKGGWRIYSSGPGIYMNQLISNALGIRQEEEDLVLDPVLPVSLDGLHFDFQFADKKVTFVYHLTGEAVQRIVLNGRDLDATRLQQPYRLGGLRISRTTLEQSLSENNVIEIYS; encoded by the coding sequence ATGAAGACCATGAATCAATCTCAAATCAACGTGCAATCCGGCGAGCTGTGCTTTACGTTCTGGGAAAGCGGTGATTTGTTCAAAGCAGTAAGCGGAACAACGATGATTAATCAGTGGATGGCTAGTCCGGTGGACGGCTCCATGAACAATCTGTACTTGCGTTTTCACAGTGAATCCGGTATCCGCTTTGTTCCGATGCTTGGCCTTCACTCCGACAGTCAGATGAGCACGGATGGCAGTCGTATGGTATGGACAGGTACCGCTGAGGGTGTAGGTTATCAAGTCGTTTTTGCTCCAACAGCACAAGGTGTATGGTTATGGGATGTAACTGTAAACGGGAATGGAGAAGAGGTCGACGTGATCTATGGTCAGGATGTTGGCAATGCGGATCCAGGTGCGGTACGCAGCAATGAGGCCTACTTGTCGCAATACATCGACCATGCTGTGTTTGAGGATGAGAGGTTGGGATATATCGTAGCTTCAAGACAGAATCAGCCACAGGGCGGGGTTTTTCCTTATCTTCAACAGGGTTCATTAACCCGTGCAGCAGGTTACTCCACCGATGGATTCCAGTTCTTTGGCTTGAGTTACAAGGAAACGAATGTCCCTGAAAGTTTGGGTAAGCCGACACTTGCGAATGAAGTATACCAGTATGAATTTGCATACACAGCCCTGCAGTCCGAGAAGGTAGTGTTGAGTGGCGAAGCTCGTTTTGTGTTCTATGGACTCTTTCAGGCCAACCACGCTGAAGCGGTGAAGGAACTCGAATACCAGGATGTTGTTCAACAGGCTTGGGACGAGTATGAAGCGAAGCGTCAAGAGAACACAAGCACGGTACATGCAGTAACCAACGTATTCCCAAAAGTATCACTCCATCCGGTAATGGGTGAACCTTTGCCCACTTTATCGATGACTGAAGAAGAAGTGAATTCCCTTTTCCCAGCTTCGAAGAGACATCAGGAAGAGCGCGCGGATGGTGAATTGCTGGCGTTCTTTACAGATACGTATGAGCATATTGTGCTCAAGGAAAAGGAAATGCGCGTGGAGCGTCCGCATGGACATATCCTGATGAGCGGTAACAATGTGAAGCTGGGTCAGAACGTAATTACTACGTCTTCCTATATGTATGGTATTTTCAATTCCCATGTGGTTGTGGGTAATACAAACTTCAATAAAATGATGAGCAATGCACGAAGTGCACTCAATATACCCAAATCTTCCGGTCAGCGGATCTACGTCGAGATGGAGGGAATCTTTCATCTGCTCACGATGCCTTCCCTGTTCGAGATGGGCTTCAATTATGTTCGCTGGTATTACAAAACAGCTGAGGATACGCTGATCATCACAAATTATACAACGTTGGATACGCCTGAAGTACATCTGCATGTGAAATCGGAAAAAGGAAGAGCTTACCGATACCTGATCACCAATCAGATTACGATGAATGTGAATGAATATGAACTGCCTGTTCATGTTACCCAGCAAAACGGTGAACTGAGCTTCAAGGCAGATCACAGCTCCCTCAGTGCCAACGTGTATAAGAATCTGGAGTACCGCATGCGGGTACTCGGAGCAGGAGTGAAGGTTGGCGATGAGACTGAGCTGGCTAGTGGAGTAAACGCAGGCGATGCATCACTGACGACTTTACGGCTGGACAGCAGCGCTGAATGGACATTGACTATTCAAGGTCTGTTGGAAGGTGGACAGACTGCATCATCAACACGCAGCTTCGAAGGGGAAGTAGCAGCCTATCGTACCTTCTATGCAGATGTGATGAATGGGTTCCATTTATCACAGCCTCAGAAGCAAGGAGTCGATGAGCTGTTCAAAGTGAATGCTCTTGCATGGTGGTATACCCATAATATGCTGGTGCATTACTCTGTTCCCCACGGACTGGAGCAATATGGCGGTGCAGCATGGGGAACGCGGGATGTCTGCCAGGGTCCGGTCGAATACTTTATGGCTACACAAAAGTATGAGCAGGTCCGCGATATTCTGAAGACGGTATATTCGCATCAGTATGAGGATGACGGGAACTGGCCGCAATGGTTCATGTTTGATCGTTATTTCAAGGTTCAGCAGGAAGAAAGCCATGGTGACATTATTGTTTGGCCTCTTAAAGTACTAAGTGATTATCTGATTGCCACCAAGGATTATTCCATTCTGAACGAAGAAGTACCTTATACCGTAAAACATGGTTTTGATTTTACGGATCAAACAGCCAGCTTGCTGGAGCATGCCCAGAAGGAACTGGAGTATATCCGCAGCCATTTCCTGCATGATACATTCCTCTCTTCATATGGTGACGGGGACTGGGACGATACATTACAGCCTGCCAATGCTCAATTGAAGCAATATATGGTCAGCAGCTGGACTGTAGCGCTCACCTATCAAACGTTGAAACAGCTTTCCAGAGCACTTGCGCCTGTAAAACCGGAGCTTTCTTCCGAGTTAAGCGACATGGCAGCGGGTGTGAAAAGAGACTTCAGCAAGTATATGCTGGATACCGATGTAATTCCAGGTTTTGTATATATGGAAGATCCGGCAAATGCGAAGCGTATGCTGCACCCGGATGACAGCGAGACGGGTATTCAGTACCGTTTGCTGCCGATGACACGCAGCATGATTGCCGAGCTGCTGGAGCCTGAGCAAGCCCAATCCCATTATGAACTGATCAAGGACAAGCTGTACTGCCCGGATGGCGTCAGATTGATGAATCGTCCAGCACAGTATGATGGCGGCGTCAGCACTCATTTCAAACGTGCAGAGCAGGCATCCAATTTCGGACGTGAAGTGGGCTTGCAATATGTTCATGCTCATATCCGCTATATTGAAGCCATGGCGAAGCTGGGCAACCCGGATGAGGTCTGGAATGGCCTCGGCATTATCAATCCAGTAGGTATTCAGGAGGCTGTTCCTAACGCAGATTTGCGTCAAAGCAATGCCTACTTCAGCAGCTCTGACGGGAAATTCAACAACCGTTATGCAGCGCAGGAGCAATTCGATAAACTTCGCACCGGAGAGGTGCAGGTGAAGGGGGGCTGGAGAATCTACTCCAGTGGACCGGGAATCTACATGAATCAGCTCATTTCAAACGCCCTGGGTATACGTCAGGAGGAAGAAGATCTGGTTCTGGATCCTGTATTACCTGTAAGCTTGGATGGCTTGCATTTTGATTTCCAATTTGCCGACAAGAAAGTAACCTTCGTCTATCATCTCACCGGAGAGGCCGTACAACGTATCGTGCTGAATGGCAGGGATCTGGATGCAACAAGATTGCAGCAACCTTATCGTCTTGGTGGACTGCGTATTTCACGCACGACTCTTGAACAGAGCCTGAGCGAGAATAACGTAATTGAGATTTACAGTTAA